The Treponema sp. J25 genome has a window encoding:
- a CDS encoding RluA family pseudouridine synthase, translating into MIQEFIIQPNDEGRRIDRILRKVLPDLPLSAIHRLLRSKKVFLNGKAVLAGDRVQAGMKLEIDLARPPLVVVPGGGRQKSNVPSGSIPLEILWECPDFMAIYKPAGIPVHGPGSVETRMVPLILKTIPPSLSFRPGPLHRLDQGTSGILLFSKSLRGAQVITEAFRQRRLTKWYLAILEGVLPTTETWCDVLLRNRQERRTQRAREDQPQRKAQEARTLCVPLSTTQGYTLAALTIETGRTHQIRAQAAVHGRPLMGDAKYGAAPFKGGFFLHAYEIQFPDNLPIPHPPFLRAPIPPLFKTQIHRLFGEKVLLQLDRNPFLNPL; encoded by the coding sequence ATGATACAAGAGTTTATTATTCAACCCAACGACGAAGGTCGCCGGATTGACCGGATCCTCCGCAAGGTCCTTCCGGATCTTCCCCTTTCAGCGATCCACCGACTGTTACGGTCTAAAAAGGTGTTTCTTAACGGAAAAGCGGTCCTCGCAGGCGACCGGGTTCAAGCGGGGATGAAGCTCGAGATAGACCTGGCACGCCCTCCCCTGGTGGTTGTACCAGGGGGGGGCCGGCAAAAGTCAAATGTTCCCTCCGGGTCTATCCCGCTAGAAATTCTCTGGGAATGCCCTGATTTTATGGCGATTTATAAACCAGCGGGGATACCCGTGCATGGACCAGGCAGCGTCGAGACCAGGATGGTTCCCCTCATTCTCAAAACCATTCCCCCATCCCTCTCCTTCCGGCCAGGCCCCCTCCATCGGCTTGACCAGGGAACCAGCGGGATTCTCCTTTTTTCTAAAAGTCTCCGGGGAGCCCAGGTTATTACCGAGGCGTTTCGACAGCGGCGACTTACCAAGTGGTACCTGGCAATTTTAGAGGGAGTGCTCCCCACAACAGAAACCTGGTGTGACGTACTCCTTCGGAATCGACAGGAACGGCGCACCCAGCGGGCTAGAGAAGACCAGCCTCAGCGTAAAGCCCAGGAGGCCCGGACCTTGTGTGTACCCCTGAGTACAACCCAGGGCTATACCCTGGCGGCTCTTACCATTGAAACGGGCCGCACCCATCAGATTCGCGCTCAAGCGGCCGTTCATGGGCGCCCCCTCATGGGGGATGCAAAGTATGGCGCCGCTCCCTTTAAAGGAGGATTTTTCCTGCATGCCTATGAAATTCAGTTCCCCGATAACCTTCCCATTCCCCATCCCCCATTCCTTCGGGCGCCCATTCCACCCCTTTTTAAAACCCAGATACACCGCTTATTTGGCGAAAAAGTACTCCTTCAGCTTGATAGAAATCCTTTTCTTAACCCATTATGA